The window ttgtttcactCAGCTGGAAAGTCATCAGTTCCAGGCAAGACTACAGACCCAGAATAAATCAGTgcatttcagaaacactgatgaatttatttgtatttcttcaaGAAATGTCCCACTTCAAGGAACAAAACCCTGGCAAGGTAAGCACTCCCAAGTAAGATTAACAGTTTGGtgacacatttaaaaaacaaacacctgaaaaataaaatacacattacGATACATTCAGTCTTGAGTTTCTGCTAAGTTCTTCCTGTACAGAGCACAACTGGGTCATCAGTGAGCAAAGCTGCTCACAGTAAAAGTTTACAGCAGTATAGTCCCCCCGCTTACAGCTGGCTGGAACCTCACCAGTCATTCAATGGAAAGGAAATGTAAAACATcgcaagtttaaaaaaaacttggaaaagcaggaaaagtaCACAGTTCCTAAACATACACGGTTTTTTGCACATaattttagttttcagaaataGCTGCATAAGTATTACATGATAGAAGAGAATCCTTCCTATTTTATTGGGATAAATTTCTTCTATACAGATACAgttgtctggggtttttttactgaaaagacTGAGCTGGAGGACCCAGTTCATGAAGAGGCAAGCAAGAGTAAGGTTTTGTCTTTCCTACTAGGAAGAAGATTATTATGTAGTTCTACCCAAAAGTGAAgcagctttcttttccaaagaaaaatataaataatgtagAAGTATACCTTGGCAATagtagatttcttttttatacttgtattgctaattataaaactttaaaaggTGGTTAGGAGGGTTTCCGCCCCCCCCTTTTGACCTCAGTTAACTTTGCCACAGAATCTTTCATGGAAACAGGCCCTTCAGAATTAGCAAATGGGAAGTATGTAGTACCACACTCAAATATTAGGAgttgaaactgaaaatacataTGAGCAGCAGGatgaaacacatttcaaagatgtataaattatacaaaaagaaattatgtgtTTAGGATaataaagttatatttaaaagaagtagGTGTATATTGAGGTAAGGAAACGCAGTATCAGTATACACTGTCCTGTAATTTTGTCATATAGTAACATGGCACAGTTACTGTATAAGATATACCTAATCTTGATTTAGAAAAGCTAATTTTGAcagcatattttcctttctttttcctgaccTCATTCTCTGAGCCATGTCATTATTTTACTGTTATAAGCAAATTAGGCACTGATGTTGTGTGCAAAATTTCTTGGAATTAACCATTTTATTGCAATTCAACTCCAAAAACAAATggattctttctgtaaactttcAACAGAACAGTTCTGTGCTCAGCATTGTGCAGTTGTGAAAGATGCACTACATGTCTCGGTCACAGCAGAGGCTGAGTCTCGAGTTTTATGTTGAAAATTCAGCTCGGTCTTGTCGTTAAGGGGATGCTAGAGTAGCTAACAAGCATCAAGAGAATGCTTGCCAGCATATGAGAGAAAACAGCTTCACAAAGCAACACAACTGGAGAGAGAACTGTGCTCATCGGAaggattttttgcttttgtaagcaTACAGCAATACTTCAACTAGtgatctgggttttttttctgcacaacaATTGTTTAGCCTTTTTTTGTGTAATGAAGGTGAAGTAATTTCTAGCAATTTTCACAATAACTATGAGCTTGTTaaacttttacagaaaatgaataaaaatagcatATTTTTATAACAGAAGAGGGAGTACATCCTCTTCATTAGCCAAAATGAACTGTTTGATGGTTATTTGCACAAGAGTTAAAGtatttcctaattaaaaaaaaaaaaaccttccatttTCCACTGCATTCGAGATGTCATTTAGCatgcaacatttttcttttgcaaaattaCCTAAATGCTTAAACAGTGAAAGAGTTAATGGCcaattttcatgtttttgccAGTTTTGCCTACTGGTCTGCAGTGTGTGTACATTTTTCACTGTCTTGGGAAGTTACATTCCTGGAGTTGTCCTTTCCTATGTCCTGCGTAAGTATAGTCTCTTTTTTCAGTCATAGTTTATGTATGTGGTTTGTTCATTATTTGGTCTCTGTATagggagtattttttttttttatgtatatatacacacggatgcatacacatatacatacgtAAGTGTAGGTGCTGACAAGTGCCTTTTGTTATATGGAAGTCAGCTTACAAGTTTTTTCAGCTTGTTGATTCTGGCACAATGTTGCATAGTCATGTTTCCCAGGTAGAGATATCAAAATCAGACTAAATCAAGATAATGATAAATGTTACAGTGGTCATAAGTTGTGCCTTACTGGAAGTAAAAAAGGTGTCAGTTGATATGAATACAATGGTATTTTCTACGATGAGTAGGAATGGCTCCTAGAAACTGGATTTGACATTAACAGTTTGTCTGACACAGGCATTTCACAGtgcttttttatataaaactaaTTGCATTATGTAAAATTAGTAGTTATCTTATGCAAATGCATTGTTTAATCTTTATTGAGTAACTTCTTATAAAGTAGTATTTCActacaatttttctttctgtcttcatttttatcACAGTATTGTGTGCCTTTTTATGTCCCTTCCTTAAGTGCAATGAATTTGGACAGAAAGTGTGCAAGAAAATTAAGACTGTTCTGATGAAACTAGATTTTGGAATACTGGAATATAtcaaccagaagaaaaaagagagatctGGTGAGTAATTAAGTATAGTCCCAAGTTATGTATTACTGTGTGCAGAGAAAATTTTATTCACCTTGCAGACAGTTTGATTTGTCCTGTGAAGCCAATTGTAAAGGTATTTCTTGCTTTGAACCTGGCTACCATTCTTAGCTTTATAAGGAGTGATAATGTATGTCAGATGTCTGGGtgtggtaaaaaaaatatttcgtGGAAGGAAACAAGGCAAGACTGATGGTTCTTTTCATACTTGATTAGATTTACTGCTTGtaggttttcagaaaaaaactacTTGCTGTAAAGTGTGCAATGCTTATCTCTGTTTAGATAAGGCAAACTTATCCAGGAGAGAGACTCAGGAACACAAAATGAGTACATAACAGAATTTTAGTAAGAGTCTGAGGTCTGTTCCAGTATCTAAAACTGCCTTGTCTTCACTCCCAACAGCAacaagaatttgttttcttccccaaataCTCTGTAAGCATTTAAGAATTGCAGTAGGATAGCAACTACAAATTAATTGAAGTTTTTAGTTAGAAAGGGGAGGaatcattttaaaacaaaatgtcacCTATCTCACCTGACATCTTTATAACATTGGAAACTTCTAGATTTTAAGTAATAAAgctatttcaagaaaaatatttctatgaatGATGTTATCTTTagtttgctttttgtgtgtgctaCAGTTTTGGTAATTAAACCATTGTAGTCACATTACTTGCAGGTAGCCTACCCTTTTTAGTCCGTGTTACATCAGTAGATTTCATATCTGCTTTAAAACATGCATTTCTTGTCACCGTTCATCATACAATGTGCTGTTCGTAGACACGAGAGGAACCATCtgcctttccccttctcttaCATATAATGCAGTAGTTGTTGGAAATAAGGAATAATGCATTGAAAATGATCTTTCATGTATTATTCTACCTTGTTCTACTTTTAAGGGAGACTAGCAGAGAGATCAGACTATCGTTTCATAAATTTCATAAGCCAGCACTGGGAAAATGGTTGAGGTTAGATTCATTCTTTCCTGCCTCTCACCCTCCAGTTTAGTTTAACCCAGACAAGTTCCCTGCCTTGCTTCACCACTTGGGTTCACCACACGAGTTCACAAACCCTTGAACTGGCACGAGAGAGGAGTACATTGCAGAAACAGGCCACCAAGAATAATATGACTGTGTGTTTCAGCTTATATTGgtttaaaatattcatgagGCTGttctcagagagagagaagggaggaggcGAAATTTGTGTCTCCGTTCACCTGTTAGGAACAGCATTCTACCAGACTTCGGAGGATGCCTTGTATGCATATTTGCATATAAATATCGCGCATGCAGGGGAACTGGGTGCAAAAAAGGGTTTTGGGAATGAAGATTACACACAATTATCCAGAAAATTGCATGTTCTGATGTAAAAGTAATGTGCTGTGATAACTACCCTGCCTATTTTAACAGTATGTTACAACTGTGCATTGTACCAGTGGTGTAGTTTAAAAGATAGATATACATTGCCAGGGAACATTATATTATGGTGAGCAACAGAGACTTCTGAAACTAAGTAAATAAATGTGTTGGAATGTATTTCAGAGCAACAATCTCTCTCCCGCTTTGGCTGCTGCACAATATATTTTGATAAGTATCTAGCCTCTCAGTCAGCCTTTTTTCCTCACCTTAGTAGCATATTACATAAATGATGCACTGTGTCAACAGGTGAAAGTTTACTGTACTACACAAGCTGTGTGACAGAGAACACACAGTGAACCTGGAAGTCCGTTGTCATGAGTAggataaaaagaattttttttttctttcagaaacagcaaaaacaaaacccacagaagATGACAGTGAATTAGACATATCAGCCCTGTGTCCTAAGGtgactttttttcagtcagccctatcttgcttttaaaatctgtatagGTAATGGAGAGTATCTAGACTGctgtctctgttttctgtggaaGACTTTAACCTGCCCAGGAGGCTGTGTTCCTGAACTAAGCAGTACGCTTTAAAAGTGATTCATAGTCTCCATCTTTAGGCTTATACTAATTAACTTACTGCATTTGTGACTTCTGACCTTCAAGGTAATTGTATCTTTGGCCTGCTAAACTaagaatgtgtttattttgtattgGCTGTGGAATGATTAAACTAGAATTTAATAGCAaaggcagctttttttctttataacagTGAAATTGCAGCTAATTTTTATCAAATTGAActataaaatggaaatgttcaTAGAAAACCTATGTAATTTGTCAGATACTTGCATAATCACTTGTCTGGTCATTTTCAATGATAGTGTAAAACAGGATATTATCTATAAATATCTTTCTAGATATGTATGAGAGCACTCtgatctcctttctcttttaatattCTAAATAACTGTATGGCAAAGGATTTTCCATTATAATCAGAACACTGgttgatacaaaaaaaatttggatTTATACGAATTCTTATGCAATAGTGCATAGAGCCTGACTTTGACAGTGATCACTTTGAAGGTTTTTTAtgtattctggaaaaaaaaaattatatctcATGGGATAAAAATTTGTAGCTGATGTAATTGAATATTGttgcatatatttataaagggtaatgattttattatttagctattttttactctcttttagataaagggttttttttgatacaTTTATGCATGTTTACAGTTTATGCATTGCTTTAgctttatatgtatttttgtatttgcaggCTCATTCTGCTTTCATCACAGTAGGATGTTACTTTCAGAATTAATAATTGGACTTTTCTATGCTTCTGTAGTGTAATACAGCTTTGAATTATTAAGAAGAGGGATGCTTCACTCCTAACTATTTTATACTccaattattttcatgtttctacAATTAAAGCTTAAGTAGGGGATGATTTATATTGCTATGACATGCAAGAGGCTTCTTTTTCAATATCTAAGCATTGGCTCTCTGTAGTGTGAATGTTTTGAGTTTAAGAATGCCATGTATGGGACTTCTTTATGTGTAGGTTAGTGCTGCAGTTGTTGCCAAAGAGCTGTCAGTGTCTGACACAGATGTATCAGAAGTATCTTGGACCGATAATGGGACCTTTAATTTATCGGAGGGGTATTCTCCGCAAACGGACACATCTGATGGTATGTAATGGCCTCATCTATTTCATCGATGAATTGCAGTCATGTAAGTTACCTGAAAACAGAGAatggagtggaacatctcccttatgaggagaggctgagggagctgggtctctttagcttagagaagaggagactgaggggtgacctcattaatgtttataaatatgtaaagggcaagtgtcatgaggatggagccaggctcttctcagtgacatcccttgacaggacaaggggcaacgggtgcaagctggaacacaggaggttccgcataaatatgaggaaaaacttccttacggtgagggtgactgaacactggaacaggctgcccagagaggttgtggagtctccttctctggagacattcaaaacccgcctggacgcgttcctgtgtgatatggtctaggcaatcctgctccggcagggggattggactagatgatctctcgaggtcccttccaatccctaacattctgtgattctgtgattctgtgaatttgaggacataatttttgtttggttgtttttttcccccctacaatgaatttaaaattaattcctgtGTTTATATCATTTTGGATACATCTTGTGTAAGAGCTGtcttcatcttaaaaataatgaagtacCTCCGTAAGCATCTAAATAAATAAGTAGTGGCAAGTAAAACCAACACATTCAATATATGCTGGACTTAGCGCTCTCTTCCGCCAAACCTTTTAAGGCTAGTAAACCTTTTAAGTTTGTCTCAGTGCTTATGTGGGTAAACTATATGAATAaaagctgaggaagaaaaagtgaataCTTTGAATTGATAAACAGCCATTAAAGAAAGCGTTATTAGGTTTCGTTACTAGAATGCTGATGAAGACAGCCAGCAAGGAGCCTAAATAAGACGTGAAGACTAAGACTAGGAAAAGATTCTCAAGCACTTGTCTTGGTCTTGACCAGATCTTGCAGCTCTTACTTTTTACAGACGAAGCTTTCAGTTAGAACTTTGCCTGAATAAAGATTAAGGACAACAGTAGGCTGGTGTAATCTTGTCAGTGGATTTGTTGCTCTGCTCATCTtacatttctcctcttctaGGAGAACGTTCACTGAAAAGGACAAGTAGGGTGATATTACTTATCATCATTATAAAGGCCagattaataatttaaattattttgttaatatttcaaGTTGTAAATAGACAGCATTGTACAATTGCAGAATCGTAAGTTGGAATGAGCCTTTGTCATTCATCTCATCTAACCTCCTGTTCAAAGCAGGTTCAACTCAATGAAGGTGGTCAGGGCTGTGACCAGGTGAATTTTGAGCATCTCCAACGGTAGAGATCAATATTTGATCACCCTCATggtgaaaaagtttttccttatacCGAGTCAAAATTTCTCATATTCGCGGTTGTGTTAATTTACTCTCATCCTTCCACTGTGCACCTCTAAGAAGAGTCAGGCCCCATCTCCTCTATACCTTCCCATTAGATAATTAAAGACAACTATGTGATCCCCcctttgctgccttctcttAAGGCTGAACAAAACCCATTCTCTCAGTATCTCCTCATACGTCCTGTTCTCCAGCCCCCTAATAATCATGCTGGCCCTCCAGGGGACTCACTCCAGTCTTTCattgtctttcttgtactggagaGGTCAAAACTGGACAAAGTACTCCAAATGTTCGCTCTCAGGTGCTGAATAGAGGGGGAAAATCCCTTCCATTGATTTTCTGACTTTGTTTTTGCTAGTATAACTCAGTATGTGGTTGGCCTTCCTTGCTGCAAGGGCATACCACTGACCTGCTGTACACAGGGATTTTTCttgaaagctgctttctgtctcgttgcccccagcctgtactgctgCACAGGTTATTCCATTCCATATGCAGGACTTCACATCTgcttttgttgaatttcatgatgTTCCTTTTCAGCCTGTTCATTTCTTCAccctgttgaggtccctctgagGGCCCTGCCCTCCAGAGTATCAAATACACCTGCCCGAGAGCAGTTCCTTTCTGCCGGTGAACTTGCTGAGCGTGCACTCCATCCtgtcatccaagtcattaataaaaacattgaaCAGTGTTGGCTTCAGTACCCTTGAGAGACGCCACTAATAACTGGCCTCCAGTTGGACCCTGTATCACTGATCACAGCCCTTTGAGCCTGGCAGTCCAGCCAATTTTCCACCCACCTTACAGTTCACTTACCCAGTTCGCTCACCAGTTTGGCTCTAAGGATAATGTGGGAAACTGCGTTAAAGCCTtgctaacagaaaaataaacaacatcCACTCTTCTCCCCTGTGGAGCATTTCAGCAAATGGGATATACTCACAAGTGCAAGACCAGATGGGATGCATCCGAGGACTGGCTCATCTCTTCTCAAAGCTCTGTGCATTTGAGCCACCACTCTGCATACAGCACTACCCTTCCTTCTCACCTTCCCAGCctgtttttcctaaagaaaatggagaaaatgaagtATGAGACATTGTTAGCATTCATTTCCTTAGCCCTTATGAATGCTCCTATTGCTTGTTTTCATAGAAAGTAAGTTCAGACCGattattttttaccttcttaTTCAAATACCTACATCAAAGTATTCCCTTATGTTTTACACATTTCTAATAACAAATACCGTGCTATTAATGCAGCCCTTAAAAtctaatgttttatttgtttacattCTGTTTTTTATCCTcttgaaaacatgaaacaatCCCGGTCATCTGTAgagtttccattttctgtttcctatttAATATAAGCATTGgccaagaaaggaagaagttgTAAATTAGGACTTTACATTATTTAAACAcataaacattctttttttattattctacaAGTGTATTAAAAGCTTGTAACACATTCATACATGCTTACGTATttgtaatttatatatattgtgGAGAAAAAAGAGTTTAGAGATCTGTTGTCACATTATAAATTTTAGGATTTCATGCAGTTGGTATATTTAGAACTAGCTGTGCTAAAGATTTGCATGGGTTGTTTCATATACAGCTAGataccattttaaaaagatattttcctcAAATAACTTTCTGAGTTAGGTTGATACCAGCTGATTTGTGGTACTAGATTTAAGACCTCAAAACCGTTTTATTTTAGATGTCACACAAAGCTCCTCTGCATTGAGACAGAGAAGACTACTACACTATGGATTAGTTAATGTATTCAAAGGAACACTTACTAATTGCATTTTTACATTTGGCTGCTTTTTTGGGAAGCCTTTTGTGTTTACTAACGCTGTTGCCTTCTGTTAACCTTGTAATAGATTTTGACCGACCCAGTGATCATGAAGAAGCTTTCGCTAGAGATCTTTCAGAATTTCCTTCTTTAGAAAATGGTGCCGGAAcaaatgatgatgatgactCAAGCATCGGTATGCCCATccagcaaaaacaaaaacaagagcAAACATATTTCAAGGTGGATCATGCTTCCAGACAGAGTAAAAAGAGACCGTCAGCTGCAGAGCTCTCCTTGCCTTTGTCCAGTGACCAAACCTTTAATTTAATGAGTGGAATTGCTGGGGATGTCATCGCAGCTGCGGTGTCTGCTGCCATCAAAGACCAGTTGCAGTCCGCACAGCAAGCTCCCTCACATGCAGCGCCCAGTTTGAGCGAGGAGACAGACACAGAGGAAGCTGATGATTTTGAACTGCTTGACCAGTCTGAGCTTGAGCAGATTGAGAAAGAACTGGGACTTTCACAAGGCCAAGAAGCAGAatcccaggaaaagaaaaaatcttcagGCTTCCTTTCAAATCTGCTTGGAAGTCATTAACCTGGAAATTGCAGCTGGTAAcatagaagaaattaaacataaaatacacaaaaaaatcaaatgcaaaaaaaaaaaggaaaattctgagCTGTAAGCTTTAACTATCCCTTTAGATGTGTTGTAATAATTTCCCTTATGCAGAGTGAATTAACTGGATAAATATCAGCTGATACTGATAGTTTAATGTTTCTGGTAGTTATACCTCAGTGTAATAGCATGGAAATGAATTATCTATCCACTGTTTGGTTGCAGATGAGTGTTGGAGGTCAGTTGTTCAAAAAGAGTTGggggagaggttttttttatctttttgccAACCATGTATTTTGGTGTCCTGAGCCAAATTTTCAACATGGGCAGTTTATTTACTCTTGGTTGCCACCCATGTAATACAATTAATGATTCACACAGAGAGGGCAAGTTATCAGAGGACTGCAATGAGATTAACTAAATCTCACCTCCTTCAATCATACCGAAAAGTATGAATCCCTGCAGTTTGCATTATGTGTAGTGCATCTACAATATATGAAACACATTAACCAGCACAACTCTAGTTTAAATATGCGTGCAACACTATCAAAGAACTTGATTTCATAGTGAAAACCTTTGAATTATTTTGGATATGGTGATGCATTTCCAAGTTTTTTGCTGGTTTAGGCTTGTAGAGTTGTAAAGTGGCATGCTATTTGACTGACCACCTGCTGTGTTCCTTGATGGAGTCTGGTCCGTGGCAGTATTGCCCATGTAAAGTCAGCcaacacatttttatatttaagagTTAATATCATGTAAACCAAATAACCTTTTGGGAGCAGGTGAGGGTAGTTATTGTTTGGAATAGAGgttagagttaaaaaaaaataaaaagcttttttaggTGCCACTTCCCTTAATTCAAGATTctgtgggtttggtttgtttttttttttttttccccaggacagctGCCATCACTTGCAACAAAAGTTGTGTTTTAAGCTGAATCTTTTAAGATACTTAAAAGTATTTGGTGAGGTCATTTGCTATAGAAGACACTCAGGATCTTCTTGGCATgtaatttgaaacaaacaaaaaagaacttctttaaattatttgccAGTTTAAACTCCACACATGCTGAGTGAGTGGCATGGGATCTTAAGCAGGTGACTTATTTAACTTTTTCTAGGGCTTTTTTGTTCACCTGTGGCAAAATTCAATTGTAATACCAAGCAATAGTACTCAAAGAAATAGGAAGAAGTAAAGCTAGTTTTTTTACCATAATGTTAGCAAAGTTGAGGGACCATGTCAGCTGCTACTACTACTCAAGGGATTTTCCATTTGCTGGCATTTGAAGAGGTGCATACTGTCATCTAGGACCCtcaaaaaatacagcaacagaTTATAAAAATCTTCCACTAACATATATGTGTAGGTAAACCTGTGTTTAAAGTTAActccattttaatttgtttttctttctgaggtGAAAATATAGTCTGATGGCCAAAAAGAGTGTAGCGAAAGGAAAAATGCTGAGAATTTTTGACACGAGCTTTATTGTTGCTTGTGCTTTTGTGTCAGTAATGCATATTGACCGTGTTTGCTGTCCTTTACCAGTAAAAGAGTGCGCCTGTGCCTTCATTATCAAATCCATTATGAAGTAAGTGGATGCTGGATATAGATCCCACAAGATGCAGCTTTTGAAATTATAACATCTTAACATTAAAAGCGAATTTCTGGAAATGATTAAAAAACCATGGCCACTTCACTTCCACAGTGTTGGTTGTTAAGTTTCCTTTTTagcttctcccagcctgtccttcccatttgaaaaaataaaagaagcttTTGCTGGGAAATCAGTAATTTTAAAGGTCGTTTAAATTTCTCAGATGAGTTAAAAGCCTCGTTCCCTTGCTGCATGTTTAGGACAATCTATATAGTTAGAAGAGTACAACTTCCGAGTTGCTGATGAAACTTTGCTGATGACACGCAGACAACTGTGTGCTTTCGTGTACAGGAGCACTGATGCCAGGAGGGGAAGCGGGCTATGGGGTGGGGAgaggcgggagggagggagcagtcCTTCACAGGCTTTTCTGGAGCGGGTTGAAGGGACGGACTAGCTGGCTGTCAATGGTGGCATTGTAACAGCATGCACTTTATTGTTGTTTTATGAAGAGTACTTGTGGCTACAAAAGTACGTAATGCAGGGGCACTCTTCTAGAATAATAGatcaagaaggaaaagcagttgGAGGAGTTTCGCGGACTTTTTGTAAATGATCCATTTTCTGGTTTCAAGATAGAAAAATAGATTGATTTTTCTCCAGTACAAGtgtcaatttattttatttttttttccagaaagaaaacaaagcaaaatttgaACATGCAAATCATTAAAGTTTAGGGGCATAATTGCTTATTTGAGTGTCTTTAGaaccttatttttctgttctcgTGGTAGTTGATTACATTCAAGCCACTAAATACTGTGTAATGGGAAGGAGGTAATTCTGTAACATTTAATATTCCTCCTCATGTAGTGGAAAGACGCTTAGTTTTCTGCAGGAAATTacctcttccctcccacccacgTAAGAAACACTTTGCTCGGACACGATACATTCCACTGCCACCAGTTTGACAGCGGAACACAAAACGTTTCTCTCCTTTGTGAGATCCCTTCCACGCTGCCTTCAGTTGGAAATCCCTCGAGAAACCTTCATTTTGCTGTATTGtagcagcagctgcaaaacaGCAGTTACTTAAAAATTTCCCATCACAATGGTCCACAGCGTCTTTCCTACCGAGCACCGGTCATCACCTTCCCATCTTCCAAAACCGAACACGCGGACAGGAAGAAAGGCAAGCGAGTATGAGGTAGCACAGAGCTTTGAAACGTGTATTTGTTCCCTGGAAAGCCTTGTTGTGTGCAATTTCCAGTCAAAAGGCAGTACAGGCAGCGTAGAGGGCGAGATCAGAGAGTGTGGATGTGTGAGCAAGGGCCATGGGGTAACACAGGGTACAATCTTGCCGTGGGATCAGTTCTGGCTGTGTTATCTGGTG of the Nyctibius grandis isolate bNycGra1 chromosome 3, bNycGra1.pri, whole genome shotgun sequence genome contains:
- the RETREG1 gene encoding reticulophagy regulator 1 isoform X2; translation: MPDSEDLGQDESWKVISSRQDYRPRINQCISETLMNLFVFLQEMSHFKEQNPGKFCLLVCSVCTFFTVLGSYIPGVVLSYVLLLCAFLCPFLKCNEFGQKVCKKIKTVLMKLDFGILEYINQKKKERSETAKTKPTEDDSELDISALCPKVSAAVVAKELSVSDTDVSEVSWTDNGTFNLSEGYSPQTDTSDDFDRPSDHEEAFARDLSEFPSLENGAGTNDDDDSSIGMPIQQKQKQEQTYFKVDHASRQSKKRPSAAELSLPLSSDQTFNLMSGIAGDVIAAAVSAAIKDQLQSAQQAPSHAAPSLSEETDTEEADDFELLDQSELEQIEKELGLSQGQEAESQEKKKSSGFLSNLLGSH
- the RETREG1 gene encoding reticulophagy regulator 1 isoform X1, which gives rise to MASAAPAQPREAEAGGERGGGRERPEALEERGAAAAAGGVEPAEVSGGAGAAALLGETGMAVGCCIAAALSWERPLHSLGGFVCANLLFWFVALTPWRLYHLTSLIILGVLVIQIIKDLVFSRIKGAQLWRTITGNWKVISSRQDYRPRINQCISETLMNLFVFLQEMSHFKEQNPGKFCLLVCSVCTFFTVLGSYIPGVVLSYVLLLCAFLCPFLKCNEFGQKVCKKIKTVLMKLDFGILEYINQKKKERSETAKTKPTEDDSELDISALCPKVSAAVVAKELSVSDTDVSEVSWTDNGTFNLSEGYSPQTDTSDDFDRPSDHEEAFARDLSEFPSLENGAGTNDDDDSSIGMPIQQKQKQEQTYFKVDHASRQSKKRPSAAELSLPLSSDQTFNLMSGIAGDVIAAAVSAAIKDQLQSAQQAPSHAAPSLSEETDTEEADDFELLDQSELEQIEKELGLSQGQEAESQEKKKSSGFLSNLLGSH